A single region of the Bacteroides luhongzhouii genome encodes:
- a CDS encoding HAD family hydrolase has protein sequence MKKLIIFDLDGTLLNTIADLAHSTNYALNKLGYPTHEIEKYNFMVGNGINKLFERALPEGEKTEENVLRVRNEFIPYYDIHNADDSCPYPGISALLSYLQSAGIQIAVASNKYQAATEKLVAHYFPEIRFTAVFGQREGVNVKPDPTVVLDILKLANVRKEDVLYVGDSGVDMQTAANAGVTACGVTWGFRPRTELEEFAPQYITETAEEIKRLISADKV, from the coding sequence ATGAAGAAACTAATTATATTTGACTTGGATGGAACATTGCTGAATACCATCGCCGACCTTGCCCACAGTACAAATTACGCTTTAAATAAATTAGGCTATCCTACACACGAAATAGAAAAGTATAATTTCATGGTAGGAAACGGCATCAACAAACTCTTTGAACGTGCATTACCCGAAGGGGAAAAGACGGAAGAAAATGTGCTCCGCGTTCGCAACGAGTTTATTCCTTATTATGATATTCACAATGCAGACGATAGTTGTCCCTATCCGGGTATTTCAGCGTTATTGTCGTATCTGCAATCCGCAGGTATTCAGATTGCCGTAGCTTCCAACAAATATCAGGCTGCTACCGAGAAACTCGTTGCTCATTATTTCCCGGAAATCCGCTTTACTGCTGTTTTCGGGCAGCGGGAAGGAGTGAATGTCAAGCCCGACCCGACAGTCGTTCTTGATATATTAAAACTTGCCAATGTACGAAAAGAAGATGTTCTTTATGTAGGCGATTCCGGTGTAGATATGCAAACAGCAGCCAATGCCGGTGTAACCGCTTGCGGAGTGACATGGGGATTTCGACCACGCACAGAACTGGAAGAATTTGCGCCTCAATACATCACGGAGACTGCAGAAGAGATAAAACGCCTCATCTCGGCTGATAAAGTCTAA
- a CDS encoding O-antigen ligase family protein: MEKIMNRIACCLLVFMFLMRFFYVQDPYFICTFLLVICLTVCLTRQMIKLTIIDLCLLLLWAYIGIGPTVNFAGSAYSFITLTSNILYYFLLRYIITYDKKGEQSLLSSFTVCIAVLSALAFYSFYLFCVSVHEMGFSSLYDFRFLYKPLGVPNNEWSSLQWLFGGIITAVYIYSENKIIKGIALLSGAIILCLALVSFSRGIYLAGIVFIILLIVLERRKLFERKKIIIGEGYCLLVLVVVCLYSTEIKKTLHGNETVSQQRSTKSRINTFQLTTDVLKEYPFGVGLNNYTLAKDYYLHGEKRVDSYTSYAANSFFKIGIEGGYAGLIFYILFLLSIVYYLVKAKKRNLWLLFLFLFAFFLREQTFSTFFDSSSVRLSALILIAFLQKEEIVIVQRSNIKILAAIPCLAWICVFYIFRYNCNVNHDVARLVNQSMAYRKANIPKALTCIKQAQLKNPLDVHLAYYEYCWSEKENAVHNEDKLRKMTELYPDKLLFRWTLYEQYKQQHQLENAATELRSCILQNPRILGTSFWKELNEQEPGFAELVVGRLLKEKQEKPLNVIELAKWGSIALQLGKNDLALSYLNEVSKQLPNLSRVWFNLASILEKEGKLEQASLYRQRGSIMELGVFSKDRSYMPPVEQDINKIINEQYSFLFNLWYNENLKNEIE; the protein is encoded by the coding sequence ATGGAAAAAATAATGAATAGAATAGCTTGTTGTTTGTTGGTTTTTATGTTTCTTATGCGTTTTTTCTACGTACAAGATCCATACTTTATCTGTACTTTTCTTTTGGTTATTTGCCTTACTGTCTGTTTAACTAGGCAAATGATAAAACTGACTATCATTGATTTATGTTTGCTCCTTTTATGGGCATATATAGGGATAGGACCTACTGTTAATTTCGCAGGGAGTGCGTATTCTTTTATTACACTCACATCAAATATCCTGTATTACTTTCTTTTGAGGTATATTATCACATACGATAAGAAAGGAGAACAGTCATTGCTATCATCATTTACCGTTTGTATTGCTGTCTTATCCGCATTAGCCTTTTATTCTTTTTATCTTTTCTGTGTGTCAGTGCATGAAATGGGTTTTAGTTCTCTTTATGATTTCAGATTTTTATATAAACCATTGGGAGTACCCAATAATGAATGGAGTAGCCTTCAATGGTTGTTTGGCGGGATTATAACGGCTGTCTATATTTATAGTGAGAATAAAATAATAAAAGGTATAGCTTTACTATCAGGTGCAATAATCTTATGTTTGGCTTTGGTTTCATTCTCACGAGGTATTTATCTTGCAGGTATTGTTTTCATCATATTGTTAATTGTGCTGGAACGTAGGAAACTATTCGAAAGGAAAAAGATAATTATTGGTGAAGGTTATTGTTTGTTAGTACTAGTTGTTGTTTGCCTTTATTCTACAGAAATAAAAAAAACACTTCATGGAAATGAGACTGTATCCCAACAGCGTAGTACGAAAAGCCGAATAAATACCTTCCAATTAACAACGGATGTCTTGAAAGAATATCCTTTTGGAGTGGGACTCAACAATTACACATTGGCAAAGGACTATTATTTGCATGGAGAAAAAAGGGTTGACTCTTATACTTCATACGCTGCGAATTCATTTTTTAAGATAGGCATTGAAGGCGGATATGCCGGTCTGATATTTTATATATTATTTCTTTTATCCATAGTTTACTACTTAGTGAAGGCGAAGAAGCGTAATTTGTGGCTATTATTTCTTTTTCTGTTCGCCTTTTTTCTTCGGGAACAAACATTTTCTACATTCTTTGATTCCAGTAGTGTCCGATTATCAGCTTTGATATTAATCGCTTTCCTGCAAAAAGAAGAAATAGTGATTGTGCAACGATCGAATATAAAGATTTTAGCTGCTATACCTTGTTTGGCATGGATATGTGTATTTTATATTTTTAGATATAATTGTAACGTTAATCATGATGTTGCAAGATTAGTTAATCAGTCTATGGCTTATCGAAAGGCTAATATACCAAAGGCGTTGACATGTATAAAGCAAGCCCAATTAAAAAATCCCTTAGATGTTCATCTGGCTTATTATGAATATTGCTGGTCAGAAAAAGAAAATGCAGTTCACAACGAAGATAAACTTAGAAAAATGACGGAACTCTATCCTGACAAATTATTGTTCCGGTGGACACTATATGAGCAATATAAACAACAGCATCAGTTAGAGAACGCTGCAACTGAATTAAGATCTTGTATCTTACAAAATCCTCGAATTCTTGGGACTTCTTTTTGGAAAGAACTTAATGAACAAGAACCTGGATTCGCAGAGCTGGTAGTAGGCAGATTATTAAAAGAAAAACAGGAAAAGCCTTTAAATGTAATAGAATTAGCTAAATGGGGAAGTATAGCTTTACAATTAGGAAAAAACGATTTAGCACTGTCCTATTTGAATGAAGTTAGCAAACAATTACCCAACCTATCCCGGGTATGGTTTAATTTAGCTTCCATATTGGAGAAAGAGGGAAAATTAGAACAAGCTAGTCTGTACCGACAAAGAGGGAGTATAATGGAATTAGGTGTTTTTTCTAAAGACAGAAGTTATATGCCTCCCGTAGAGCAAGATATAAATAAAATAATCAATGAGCAATACTCTTTTTTATTTAATCTGTGGTATAATGAAAATTTGAAGAATGAAATAGAATAA
- a CDS encoding hybrid sensor histidine kinase/response regulator transcription factor: MKYKLLYLFVLFSFSISNLYADIELSSKQMRTSDGLPSNSVRCMFQDSKGFLWLGTLDGLTRYDGNTFLTYQLETGKHDQISLADNRIKHVVEDKNGFLWIKTVPELFSCYDLQKACFVDFTGTGNDGENYSEIFMSSNGDVWLWHRGNGVRQIVCEDDRTMTSVKFRAKFGNLPDDRIKFINEDSSGRIWIGTMQGLASVYKGKVEFIDRKLNFSSSFPHGEDMYFLTKSGDVYRCVNGSKKIDCLASLSAIADNTSVSTHSLIKDKWVIFTSSEGVYEFDFQNFQITPCRELKINNGKVIHDNYGDCWAYNNTGRIYYINSKSGEIKDFQLIPEEKMKYIDYERYHVVRDDRGIVWISTYGNGLFTYDIQEDQLEHFVSEGKNAGPIGSDFLLCLMKDRTGGIWVSSEYSGLSHISISNKGITHVYPESPDVFDRSNTIRLLTKMSNGDIWVGTRRGGLYNYDSHLKTKIDNHYLPYNIYAISEDSQENIWIGTRGDGLKIGDTWYKTDPSNPFALSHSNIYSILRDKKDRMWVGTFGGGLDQAESTEKGQYKFRRFFQGKKYGLRIVRVMAEDEKGMIWMGTSEGICIFHPDSLIANEDNYHLFSYTDGNFCSNEIRCLFRDSKGRMWVGTSGAGLNLCELSDDCQSLKYTHYGIAEGLVNNMVQSILEDHSGQLWIATEYGISRFNPNSHSFENYFFSSYTLGNVYSENSACMGADGKLIFGTNYGLTIIDPKKIPTERLFSPIVITGLSVNGIQVKPNMPGSPLQESLAYSDKITLKYFQNSFMLDFSTLDYSDNGQIKYMYWLENYDKGWNVPSSLSFATYKYLEPGTYIFHVKYCDGAGIWNDTETTLKIVIVPPFWKTNWAMLGYFILMLIALYFTYRIIFNFNRLRNRINVEKQLTEYKLVFFTNISHEFRTPLTLIQGALEKMYRTDDIPQALLHPLKVMDKSTQRMLRLINQLLEFRKMQNNKLALSLQETDVVAFLYEIYLSFSDVAEQKNMDFRFLPSVPSYKMFIDKGNLDKVVYNLLSNAFKYTPSSGTILFSVNVDEVKKCLYIQVADTGVGIPKEKQGELFKRFMQSSFSGDSIGVGLHLSYELVQVHKGTIEYKDNEGGGSVFTVCIPTDKTVYSEKDFLVPGNVLLEEANMQTHHLQQLSEECQEHEKAVTASRRHKILVIEDDNDIRGFLREELSVYFEVEVAADGISGFEKACNYDADLIICDVLMPGMTGFEVTKKLKTEFATSHIPIILLTALTSPDKHLEGLEAGADVYVAKPFSFKLLLAQVFRLIEQCEKLRKKFSSEPGVVRPALCNTDRDKEFADQLVAVVEKIYSQYNISIDEFAQMMGMGRTVFYKKLRGVTGYSPNEYLRVVRMKKAAELFLTERNLTVAEVSYKVGINDPLYFSKCFKAQFGVSPSAYQRGERSKT; this comes from the coding sequence ATGAAATATAAATTATTATACCTCTTCGTTTTGTTTAGTTTTTCTATATCGAATCTGTATGCTGATATTGAACTTAGTTCCAAACAAATGAGAACCAGTGATGGGCTACCTAGTAATTCTGTACGATGCATGTTTCAGGACAGTAAAGGGTTCTTATGGTTGGGTACTTTAGACGGATTGACCCGTTATGATGGAAATACTTTTCTTACCTATCAGTTGGAAACCGGCAAACACGATCAGATTTCTTTAGCAGATAACAGAATAAAACATGTGGTAGAGGATAAAAATGGCTTCCTGTGGATAAAGACAGTACCGGAATTATTCAGCTGTTATGATCTACAGAAAGCTTGTTTTGTAGATTTTACCGGTACCGGAAATGATGGAGAGAACTATTCAGAAATATTTATGTCCTCTAATGGAGATGTGTGGCTTTGGCATAGAGGGAACGGTGTGCGTCAAATTGTTTGTGAGGACGATCGGACTATGACCTCTGTGAAGTTTAGAGCGAAATTTGGAAACTTGCCCGATGACCGGATTAAATTTATAAATGAAGATTCTAGTGGCAGGATCTGGATTGGTACCATGCAGGGACTTGCGTCTGTTTATAAAGGGAAAGTTGAATTTATCGATAGGAAATTGAATTTTTCTTCTTCTTTCCCTCATGGAGAGGATATGTATTTTCTGACAAAGAGTGGAGATGTGTATCGCTGTGTAAATGGATCGAAAAAAATAGACTGTTTAGCGTCGCTGTCTGCTATTGCCGATAATACATCTGTCAGTACACATTCATTGATAAAAGATAAATGGGTTATATTTACTTCCAGCGAAGGGGTATATGAATTTGATTTTCAGAACTTTCAAATAACTCCTTGCCGAGAATTGAAAATAAATAATGGAAAAGTTATTCATGACAATTACGGAGATTGTTGGGCTTACAATAACACTGGACGAATTTATTATATAAATTCGAAGAGCGGAGAAATAAAGGATTTTCAACTGATTCCTGAAGAGAAGATGAAATATATAGATTATGAACGCTATCATGTGGTGCGTGATGACCGGGGGATTGTGTGGATTTCAACTTATGGAAACGGACTTTTCACCTACGATATTCAGGAGGACCAGTTGGAACACTTTGTTTCCGAAGGGAAGAATGCAGGACCTATAGGGTCAGATTTCTTGTTATGTTTGATGAAAGACAGGACAGGAGGAATATGGGTAAGCTCCGAATATTCCGGTTTGTCTCATATTTCCATTTCAAATAAAGGCATTACACATGTCTATCCTGAATCGCCGGATGTTTTTGACCGTTCGAATACAATCCGGTTACTGACTAAAATGTCGAATGGAGATATATGGGTAGGAACGCGAAGAGGTGGATTGTATAATTATGATTCTCATCTGAAAACTAAGATAGATAATCATTATTTGCCCTATAATATTTATGCGATTTCAGAAGATAGTCAGGAGAATATATGGATAGGAACCCGGGGAGACGGACTAAAAATAGGAGATACGTGGTATAAAACGGATCCGTCTAATCCTTTTGCCTTATCTCATTCTAATATTTATTCCATTCTTCGTGATAAGAAAGATCGTATGTGGGTTGGAACATTTGGAGGAGGACTGGATCAGGCAGAATCAACGGAAAAAGGACAATACAAGTTCCGTCGTTTCTTTCAAGGAAAGAAGTATGGCTTACGGATAGTCAGAGTAATGGCAGAAGATGAGAAAGGGATGATATGGATGGGCACAAGTGAAGGTATCTGCATTTTCCACCCTGACTCATTGATCGCTAATGAAGATAACTATCATTTGTTCAGCTACACCGATGGCAATTTTTGCAGCAATGAGATTCGTTGCCTGTTTCGTGATAGCAAAGGGCGCATGTGGGTAGGTACTTCGGGTGCCGGGCTGAATCTATGCGAACTGTCAGACGACTGTCAGTCTTTGAAATATACGCATTATGGAATAGCTGAAGGACTTGTTAATAATATGGTGCAATCTATTTTGGAAGATCATTCGGGACAATTATGGATTGCTACGGAATATGGAATTTCAAGGTTCAATCCTAACAGCCATTCTTTCGAGAATTATTTCTTCTCATCTTATACATTAGGAAATGTGTATAGCGAGAACAGTGCGTGTATGGGGGCAGACGGTAAACTGATTTTTGGAACAAACTACGGATTGACGATTATTGACCCGAAGAAGATTCCAACAGAGAGATTGTTTTCTCCTATTGTTATCACAGGATTGTCCGTTAATGGAATTCAGGTGAAGCCTAATATGCCGGGTTCTCCTTTGCAAGAATCTTTAGCCTATTCGGATAAGATTACATTGAAATATTTCCAGAATTCTTTTATGCTTGATTTTTCTACTCTTGATTATTCGGATAATGGTCAAATCAAGTATATGTATTGGCTGGAAAACTATGACAAGGGATGGAATGTTCCGTCTTCTTTAAGTTTTGCTACTTATAAATATCTGGAGCCGGGCACTTACATTTTCCATGTGAAATATTGTGATGGTGCCGGTATTTGGAATGATACCGAAACAACCTTGAAGATTGTTATCGTGCCTCCGTTTTGGAAAACAAATTGGGCTATGCTCGGATATTTCATCCTGATGTTAATAGCTTTGTACTTTACATATCGTATCATTTTTAATTTCAATAGGTTGCGCAACCGCATCAATGTTGAAAAACAACTGACAGAGTATAAACTGGTATTTTTCACAAATATCTCTCATGAATTCCGTACTCCGCTTACATTGATCCAAGGAGCATTGGAGAAAATGTACCGGACGGATGATATTCCACAAGCCTTATTGCATCCGTTGAAAGTCATGGATAAAAGTACACAACGTATGTTGAGGCTGATTAATCAGTTGCTGGAGTTCAGAAAAATGCAGAACAACAAGTTGGCTCTTTCTCTGCAGGAAACTGATGTAGTTGCTTTCCTGTACGAAATATATTTAAGTTTCAGTGACGTAGCAGAACAGAAGAATATGGATTTCCGCTTTTTGCCGTCTGTGCCATCCTATAAAATGTTTATTGATAAAGGTAATTTGGATAAGGTGGTGTATAACTTACTTTCAAATGCTTTTAAGTATACTCCTTCGAGTGGGACAATTCTGTTTTCTGTGAATGTGGATGAGGTGAAGAAGTGTTTATACATTCAGGTAGCGGATACCGGAGTAGGTATTCCTAAAGAAAAGCAGGGAGAATTGTTTAAACGTTTCATGCAAAGTAGTTTCTCCGGAGATAGCATTGGAGTAGGGTTGCATTTGAGCTATGAATTGGTGCAGGTGCATAAGGGAACTATTGAATATAAAGATAATGAAGGGGGAGGTTCCGTATTTACGGTATGTATCCCGACTGATAAAACTGTTTATTCGGAAAAAGACTTCCTGGTTCCCGGCAATGTCCTGCTGGAAGAAGCGAATATGCAGACTCACCATTTGCAGCAACTTTCAGAAGAATGTCAGGAACATGAAAAGGCGGTAACTGCATCGAGAAGACATAAAATATTAGTCATTGAAGACGATAATGATATTCGTGGGTTCCTGCGGGAAGAGCTTAGTGTTTATTTTGAAGTAGAAGTGGCTGCGGATGGAATATCCGGATTTGAAAAGGCATGTAATTATGACGCAGACTTGATTATCTGCGATGTATTGATGCCCGGAATGACCGGTTTTGAAGTGACAAAGAAATTGAAAACGGAATTTGCGACAAGTCATATTCCTATTATTCTGCTGACTGCCTTGACTTCACCGGATAAACATTTGGAAGGACTTGAAGCCGGAGCGGACGTTTATGTTGCAAAGCCATTTAGTTTTAAGCTTTTGCTTGCGCAGGTGTTCCGGCTGATAGAGCAATGCGAAAAGTTGCGGAAGAAATTTTCCAGTGAACCGGGGGTAGTACGTCCTGCTTTATGTAACACGGACCGGGATAAGGAGTTTGCAGATCAGTTGGTGGCTGTGGTGGAAAAGATTTATTCTCAATACAACATTTCTATTGATGAATTTGCGCAAATGATGGGGATGGGACGAACTGTATTTTATAAGAAATTGCGTGGAGTGACCGGATACTCACCTAATGAATATTTGCGTGTCGTACGAATGAAGAAGGCTGCCGAACTGTTTTTGACTGAAAGAAATCTGACTGTTGCCGAAGTTTCTTATAAAGTGGGTATTAACGATCCTCTTTATTTTAGTAAATGTTTTAAAGCGCAGTTTGGAGTATCTCCTTCGGCTTATCAAAGAGGGGAGAGAAGTAAAACGTAG
- a CDS encoding DUF4369 domain-containing protein has translation MIKHLFFFIFVSMLHLSYGQKRYTIRGEFPDHSLDNEYVLLYDFSSLQGEYERSKQAFIDSILVVDKVFYYEGTINQEPFLALVLCSKSRYLKYSTTFIVEPGNIQMRVVDWASDGDVSGTSINDDYNKYIIERGKLIGKTRSLRTKREDTIKSDTLKDNKCISLSEVYTYAEEGKFIFLEKYAMYPNVVRYWLSFYLNGRRASKSPAFSKCLHILNLMPKADRDILLAWRDYTIKKEEYREKTKSLLDSIHNNAPRFIEAISK, from the coding sequence ATGATAAAACATCTATTCTTTTTTATTTTCGTATCTATGCTACATCTATCTTATGGACAAAAAAGATACACAATCAGAGGTGAATTTCCTGATCATTCTTTGGATAATGAATATGTATTGCTATATGATTTCTCATCTCTTCAAGGTGAATATGAACGTTCAAAGCAAGCATTCATTGACAGTATATTGGTGGTCGATAAAGTGTTTTATTATGAAGGGACGATCAATCAAGAACCTTTTTTAGCATTAGTTCTTTGTAGTAAAAGCAGATATCTTAAATATAGCACAACTTTTATAGTAGAACCTGGCAATATTCAGATGCGCGTTGTTGACTGGGCAAGTGATGGTGACGTGTCAGGTACTTCTATTAACGACGATTACAACAAATATATTATTGAACGGGGGAAACTAATTGGTAAGACGCGTTCTTTAAGAACTAAACGAGAAGATACAATAAAAAGTGATACTCTAAAAGATAATAAATGTATATCTTTAAGTGAGGTATACACATATGCCGAGGAAGGGAAATTTATTTTCTTAGAGAAATATGCTATGTATCCAAATGTTGTACGATATTGGTTATCTTTCTATTTGAATGGGCGAAGAGCGTCAAAGAGTCCTGCTTTCTCCAAATGCCTGCATATTCTCAATTTAATGCCCAAAGCGGATCGGGACATCCTTTTGGCTTGGCGGGACTATACTATTAAAAAGGAGGAGTATAGAGAAAAGACTAAATCTCTGTTGGATAGTATACATAATAATGCCCCTCGTTTCATCGAGGCTATTTCAAAATAG
- a CDS encoding glycoside hydrolase family 88/105 protein, protein MKKHLILFFAGIILSYGNIKAQTAPDKKEILKVTLQVNNYFMKKYADYRTPSFVKKVVRPSNIWTRSVYYEGLMALYSIYPADEYYLYAKEWADYHQWGFHRGTTTRNADNYCASQIYLDLYNICPDPEKIRKTKANMDMLVNTPQVNDWWWIDAIQMGMPIFAKMGKLTGEQKYFDKMWDMYEYTRNKHGENGMFNVKEGLWWRDHNFDPPYKEPNGKNCYWSRGNGWVYAALVRVMNEIPSNEKHHQDYINDFMTMSKALKQCQREDGFWNVSLHDPSNFGGKETSGTALFVYGMAWGVRNGLLDKKTYLPVIIKAWNAMVKDAVHPNGFLGYVQGTGKEPKDSQPVTYDKVPDFEDFGTGCFLLAGSEIYKLDLNM, encoded by the coding sequence ATGAAAAAGCATCTTATACTATTTTTTGCAGGAATAATATTGAGTTACGGGAACATAAAAGCACAAACAGCTCCCGATAAAAAAGAAATTCTGAAAGTAACCCTTCAGGTGAACAACTATTTCATGAAGAAATATGCCGATTATCGCACTCCTTCTTTTGTGAAAAAAGTAGTTCGCCCCAGTAATATCTGGACACGAAGTGTATATTACGAAGGCTTAATGGCGCTCTACTCCATCTATCCCGCAGACGAATATTATCTCTACGCCAAAGAATGGGCGGATTACCACCAGTGGGGCTTCCACCGTGGGACAACCACCCGTAATGCAGATAATTACTGCGCCAGCCAAATTTATCTCGATTTATACAACATTTGCCCCGATCCTGAGAAAATACGGAAAACGAAAGCCAATATGGATATGCTGGTCAACACTCCACAAGTAAACGACTGGTGGTGGATAGATGCTATCCAGATGGGGATGCCTATATTTGCCAAAATGGGAAAACTTACAGGTGAACAGAAATACTTCGACAAGATGTGGGATATGTACGAATATACCCGTAATAAGCACGGAGAGAACGGGATGTTCAATGTCAAAGAAGGTTTGTGGTGGAGAGACCATAATTTCGATCCTCCATACAAAGAGCCGAATGGCAAAAACTGTTATTGGAGCCGTGGTAACGGATGGGTATATGCAGCTTTGGTTCGAGTTATGAATGAAATCCCCTCTAATGAAAAGCATCATCAGGATTACATCAATGATTTTATGACTATGAGTAAAGCACTGAAACAATGCCAGCGCGAAGATGGCTTTTGGAATGTCAGCCTCCACGATCCGTCAAACTTTGGAGGCAAAGAGACTTCCGGCACAGCTCTTTTCGTATATGGTATGGCTTGGGGCGTACGCAACGGCCTATTAGATAAAAAGACCTATCTGCCTGTAATCATAAAAGCATGGAATGCTATGGTGAAGGATGCAGTTCACCCGAATGGTTTTCTTGGTTATGTACAGGGAACTGGCAAAGAACCGAAAGACAGTCAACCTGTCACATACGACAAAGTTCCTGATTTTGAGGATTTCGGAACAGGATGTTTCCTTCTTGCCGGAAGTGAAATCTATAAATTAGACCTCAATATGTAA
- a CDS encoding transglutaminase domain-containing protein, which produces MKALMKISFLLLGVTVICWGVYFYSGNRIITRKVLAHYQNDSLKLAAATLLLDNIGDKFAYCKEDIERYDTIFALYDELNKKGETSSEPELAKKCWHTLIQTYGKMKPSLFEREYDRKTLSASFLIDNIDVAFEAWQTAPNFITRDFNLFCRYVLPYRVGNEPIEPERRKQFEELRSLRDSMFDESRIIKDLYHEFVKVRKYQNSKQMWNYAISLTKSQLEKTRRGSCRHFCEYYVAALRACGIPATIDYVNCWGNRAGGHEWVAVLKDSGAFLAFDALDRKKMKLAYKPAKIYRQTFETQVIDGDARKYVPDYMLNPNRMDVSHLYFNTYDVEIKGSDMKQYKNYPYGVICVFDNKKWVPVDFGKVTDGVFHFQNMIGDVCYMAGFYVNGTFISATEPFVLTKSGEVKLIQCYTKNHVDMRLVRKYPKFTRISSFRKGLLGSKIEVSDDREFSSGRTLITIDELGNEDIFDSTVTVNRPYRYVRLVFDEQKEGNLAEIEFYGKKRGTNVEVLLTGGFSGEPIKQTKTNWTMALDRSFDTYFKKNKGEKGNICLDLGKDNSYEITRVRYVPQTDSNFIVPGNQYRLEYWDNSSWKFFGEQIATDFSLNFSNVPAGRLYILHNLTNGVEERIFTYEDGKQVWW; this is translated from the coding sequence ATGAAAGCGTTGATGAAAATAAGTTTTTTGCTTCTCGGCGTTACTGTTATTTGCTGGGGAGTATATTTCTACTCTGGAAATAGGATTATCACACGGAAAGTTTTAGCACATTATCAAAATGATTCATTGAAATTAGCGGCAGCAACATTATTGTTGGATAATATAGGTGACAAATTTGCTTATTGTAAAGAGGATATTGAACGTTATGACACGATTTTTGCACTTTATGATGAATTAAATAAAAAAGGAGAAACCTCATCAGAACCAGAACTGGCAAAAAAATGTTGGCATACCTTAATTCAGACTTATGGGAAAATGAAACCTTCACTATTTGAACGTGAATATGATAGGAAAACTTTATCTGCATCTTTTTTAATAGATAATATTGATGTGGCTTTTGAAGCATGGCAAACAGCCCCTAATTTTATCACGCGTGATTTTAATCTATTCTGCAGATACGTATTGCCTTATCGGGTTGGCAATGAGCCAATAGAGCCGGAGCGAAGAAAACAATTCGAGGAATTGCGTTCTCTAAGAGATTCTATGTTTGACGAAAGTCGGATTATAAAAGATCTATATCACGAATTTGTCAAAGTACGTAAATACCAAAATAGTAAGCAAATGTGGAATTATGCGATATCTTTAACTAAATCTCAATTAGAAAAAACTCGTAGAGGATCATGTCGTCATTTTTGTGAGTATTATGTGGCAGCTTTACGTGCTTGTGGCATTCCTGCAACAATAGATTATGTTAATTGTTGGGGGAACAGAGCTGGTGGACATGAATGGGTGGCAGTTCTAAAGGATAGTGGAGCATTTCTTGCTTTTGACGCATTAGATCGAAAGAAAATGAAATTGGCTTATAAACCAGCAAAAATTTATCGGCAAACTTTTGAAACACAGGTTATTGATGGGGATGCGAGAAAATATGTTCCTGACTATATGCTAAATCCAAATCGCATGGATGTCTCACATCTTTATTTTAATACCTATGATGTGGAGATAAAGGGCAGTGATATGAAACAATATAAGAACTATCCATATGGGGTTATTTGTGTGTTTGATAATAAGAAATGGGTACCTGTTGATTTTGGTAAGGTGACTGATGGGGTATTTCATTTTCAAAATATGATAGGCGATGTATGTTATATGGCTGGTTTTTATGTTAATGGAACTTTTATTTCGGCTACAGAGCCGTTTGTTCTAACCAAAAGTGGTGAAGTAAAATTGATTCAATGTTACACAAAAAATCATGTAGATATGCGGTTGGTTCGTAAATACCCGAAATTCACACGCATTTCTTCTTTTAGGAAAGGACTATTGGGCTCTAAAATAGAAGTATCAGATGATAGAGAATTCTCTTCAGGCAGGACTTTGATAACAATTGATGAATTAGGGAATGAAGATATTTTTGATTCAACCGTAACAGTGAATAGACCATACAGGTATGTGCGATTAGTTTTTGATGAACAGAAAGAAGGTAATTTGGCTGAAATAGAATTTTATGGGAAGAAGAGAGGGACAAATGTTGAAGTTCTATTGACAGGTGGATTTAGCGGAGAACCAATAAAGCAAACTAAAACAAATTGGACGATGGCTTTGGATCGGAGTTTTGATACTTATTTTAAGAAGAATAAAGGAGAAAAAGGTAATATTTGTTTAGATTTAGGAAAGGATAATTCATATGAGATAACGCGCGTAAGATATGTTCCTCAAACAGATTCTAACTTTATAGTTCCGGGAAATCAATATCGTTTGGAATATTGGGACAATTCTTCTTGGAAATTTTTTGGAGAACAGATTGCTACCGATTTTAGTTTAAATTTTTCAAATGTACCTGCTGGCCGATTATATATTTTACATAATCTAACCAATGGTGTGGAGGAGAGAATTTTTACTTATGAAGATGGTAAACAAGTGTGGTGGTAA